The following nucleotide sequence is from Bradyrhizobium roseum.
CGCCATGGACAAGAACCTGATCCCCGGCTGCACCTACTGCCACCCGCAGATCGCCTCCGTCGGCCTGACCGAGGCGAAAGCGAAAGAGGGTGGCCGTGAGATCCGTGTCGGCCGCTTCCCGTTCGTCGGCAACGGCAAGGCGATCGCGCTCGGCGAGGACCAGGGTCTCGTCAAGGTCATCTTCGACAAGAAGACCGGGCAACTGCTCGGCGCGCACATGATCGGCGCGGAAGTCACCGAGCTGATCCAGGGCTATGTGGTCGCGATGAATCTCGAGACCACGGAAGAGGAATTGATGCACACGGTCTTCCCGCATCCGACGCTGTCGGAGATGATGAAGGAAGCGGTGCTCGATGCCTATGGCCGCGTGCTGAACGTCTAAACCAGTCCTCAACCGTCATGCGCGGGCTTGACCTGCGCATCCATCACGCTTCACGAGAGTCTTGCGAGGGAGATGGATTGCCGGGGTCAAGCCCGGCGATGACAAGCAAACGAGAAAGAACAATCGTGAAAGACAACGACAACCTGACCATCGAACGTCCGACGTTCGTAACCCATCTCGAATGCGCGATGGAAGGCGATCACTATCCCGCCGACCAGATCCATAACCTCTCGAAAGCGGGCAAACCGCTGCTGGTGCGCTATGACCTCGCCGGCGTGAAGCAGGCGCTGACCAAGGATGCGCTGGCCCAACGCCCCGCCGACATGTGGCGCTACCGCGAACTGCTGCCGGTTCGGAAAGTCTCTGACATCGTCAGCCTCGGCGAGGTCATGACGCCGCTGATCCGGCTGCCCAAGCTTGGCAAGAAGCTCGGCGGCGGTGAGATCATCGTCAAGGACGAGGGCCGGCTGCCGACCGGCTCGTTCAAGGCCCGTGGCCTTGTCATGGCGGTGTCGATGGGCAAGGCGCTCGGCATCAAGCACATGGCGATGCCGACCAACGGCAATGCCGGCGCGGCGCTGGCGGCGTATGCGACGTCCTGCGGCATCAAGACCACGATCTTCTGCCCGGCCGATACGCCGGAAGTGAACGTCAGCGAAATCGAGTTGCAGGGCGCGACCGTCTATCGCGTCAATGGGCTGATCGACGATTGCGGCAAGATCGTCGGCGAGGGCAAGGCCAAGGCCGGCTGGTTCGATACCTCGACGCTGAAGGAGCCGTACCGGATCGAGGGCAAGAAGACGATGGGCCTCGAACTGGCCGAACAGCTCGGCTGGGAGGTGCCCGACGTGATCTTCTATCCGACCGGCGGCGGCACCGGCCTGATCGGGATGTGGAAGGCGTTCGCCGAACTGGAAGCCCTCGGCTTCATCGGTTCCAAACGGCCAAGGATGGTCGCGGTGCAGGCCTCGGGCTGCGCGCCGATGGTGCGTGCTTTTGAAGCAGGCACCGAGCACGCGCCGCGCTGGGAAGATGCTCACACCATCGCATCCGGCATCCGTGTGCCGCAGGCGGTCGGAGATTTTCTGATCCTGCGCGCGGTCCGCGAGAGCAAGGGATTTGCCATTGCGGTTCCGGACGAGAAGATTTCTGCTGCGCTCAACGAAGTGGCGCGCGAGGAGGGGCTGCTGTTGTGTCCGGAAGGGGCGGCGACGTATGCTGCCTATCAGCAAAGCCTCGCCGATGGCCGGGTCACGAAAAGCGATCGCGTCATGCTGTTCAATTGCGCGACAGGGCTTAAATATCCGCTGCCGCCGGTCACGCGCACGCTCGATCGTCACCAGCCGATCGACTACGCGCAGTTCTAAGGC
It contains:
- a CDS encoding threonine synthase codes for the protein MKDNDNLTIERPTFVTHLECAMEGDHYPADQIHNLSKAGKPLLVRYDLAGVKQALTKDALAQRPADMWRYRELLPVRKVSDIVSLGEVMTPLIRLPKLGKKLGGGEIIVKDEGRLPTGSFKARGLVMAVSMGKALGIKHMAMPTNGNAGAALAAYATSCGIKTTIFCPADTPEVNVSEIELQGATVYRVNGLIDDCGKIVGEGKAKAGWFDTSTLKEPYRIEGKKTMGLELAEQLGWEVPDVIFYPTGGGTGLIGMWKAFAELEALGFIGSKRPRMVAVQASGCAPMVRAFEAGTEHAPRWEDAHTIASGIRVPQAVGDFLILRAVRESKGFAIAVPDEKISAALNEVAREEGLLLCPEGAATYAAYQQSLADGRVTKSDRVMLFNCATGLKYPLPPVTRTLDRHQPIDYAQF